From Mycobacterium colombiense CECT 3035:
TTTGGGGTCGCTCTGCCAGTTCTTGGCGACCTTGACGCGCAGGTCGAGATAAATCTTTGTGCCCAGCAGCTTTTCGATCTGGGCGCGCGCGGCGGTGCCGACCTCCCGCAGCCGGGCACCACCCTTGCCGATGACGATCCCCTTCTGGCTGTCGCGCTCGACGTAGAGCAGGGCGTGCACGTCGACCAGGTCGTCGCGATCCTCCCGCGGAGTGACCTCGTCGATGACCACCGCCAGCGAGTGCGGCAGCTCGTCGCGGACGCCCTCGAGCGCGGCCTCCCGGATCAGCTCGGCCATCAGGACCTCTTCGGGTTCGTCGGTCAGCTCCCCGTCTGGGTAGTACGCCGGGCCGGGCGGCAGCGCGGCGGCCAGCACCTCGATCAAGATGTCGACCTGCGCGCCGGTCACCGCCGACACCGGCACGATCTCGGCCGAGTCGCCGACCAGCTCGCTGACCGCCACCAACTGCGCGGCCACCCGGTCCCTGGGCGTCTTGTCGATCTTGGTGACGATGGCGACCAACGTCGTCTTCGGCGCGGTCGCGCGGATCTGTTCGACGATCCACCGGTCTCCCGGACCGATCGCCTCGTCGGCCGGTATGCACAACCCGATCACGTCGACCTCGGAATAGGTGTCGCGCACCAGGTCATTGAGCCGCTTGCCCAGCAGGGTGCGCGGCCGGTGCAGGCCCGGCGTGTCGACGAGGATGATCTGGAAGTCGTCGCGGTGCACGATGCCGCGGATGGTGTGCCGGGTGGTCTGTGGCCGCATCGACGTGATCGCGACCTTGGTCCCCACCAGGGCGTTCGTCAGTGTCGACTTCCCGGTGTTGGGACGGCCGACCAAACACACGAAACCGGAACGGAATTCAGTCATGCTGCTCGGATTCCTCGCCGTCGGATGAACCGTTGGAGTCGACCGGGCTGAGCAGCACGGTGTTGATCCGCACCCTGCCCCGGTGGTCGGTGCCGCCTTCGGCCTGCAGCCGCAGACCGTGTGACACCACCTCGGCGCCCGGCAGCGGCACCCGGCCCAATTCCAGGGCGAGCAGGCCGCCGACGGTGTCGACGTCGAGATCGTCGTCGAACTCCACGTCGTACAGTTCGCCCAGGTCCTCGATCGGCAGCCGCGCCGATACCCGGAAGTGCTTGTCGCCCAAGTCTTCTACCGGCGCCGTCTCCGCCTGGTCGTACTCGTCGGCGATCTCGCCGACGATTTCTTCCAGCACGTCTTCGATGCTGACCAGGCCGGCGATCGCGCCGTACTCGTCGACGAGCAGCGCCATGTGGTTGCGGTCGCGCTGCATCTCCCGCAGCAGCGAGTCCAGGGGCTTGGAGTCCGGCACGAAGACCGCCGGCCGCATCACCTTGGACACCGGCGGGGTCCGGCCACCGTCGCCGGACAAAACCGTCTGCTGGACAAGGTCTTTCAAGTACACGACGCCGACGATGTCGTCGACGTTCTCGCCGATCACCGGGATGCGGGAATGCCCGCTGCGCACCGCCAGATTGATGGCCTGGCTGGCGAACTTGTCGCTTTCGATCCAGATCATCTCGGTGCGCGGCACCATCACCTCGCGGGCCGGGGTGTCACCGAGCTCGAAGACGGACTGGATCATCCGGCGCTCTTCCGCGGCGACCACGCCGCGCTGCTGGGCCAGGTCGACGACCTCACGCAATTCGATCTCGGAGGCGAACGGCCCGTTCCGCAGCCCGCGCCCGGGAGTGACCGCGTTACCCAGCACCACCAGCAACCGGCTGATCGGCATCAACAGCCACGAGATCGCCTGCAGCGGAAGCACCGTCGTCAACGCGATGGAGTAGGCGTTTTGCCGGCCGAGGGTGCGCGGACCCACCCCCATTACGACGAAGCTGGTCACCACCATGATCGCCGCGGCGCCGAACAGGCCCCAGCGCAGCCCGAAGTTGTCGTAGAGGAACACCACCAGCAGCACCGTCGCGGTGATCTCGCAGGTGATCCGCAGCAGCACCACCAGGTTGATGTAGCGGGGCCGCTCCGACATCACCTTGGACAACGCCACCGCGCCGGGCCGCTCGTCGCGCACCAACTCCTGGACCCGGGCCAGCGACACCGTGCTGATAGCCGCGTCGATCGCCGCGAACAGGCCGCCCAGCGCGATCAGCGCGACCGCGCCGAGCAGCTCAGACCAGCCCGTCAATTGTCGACATACCTAGGCGTCAGCGTCCTGCTCCTCGGTCCGGCTGCGGCGCGCGAGCAGCCAGGCGATCAGGCCCACCACCACGGCGAAGCCCCCGAAGCGCAGCGCCAACGTCCAGCCGGACTGGTTGGGTTGGTTGGGCTCCTGGTGGTGCACGGCGAGCAGCACCAAGAAGCTGCCGTCGTCGGTCGGGCCGACACCCGGCGTCGGCTGGGTCTTGATCACTCGGATCTGCGCGGGGGCGCTGCTGGAGTTGTCGATCTGCCCCCAGGCCAGGGTGGAGTCGTCGAGCAGGAAGGTGTCCTGGCCGCCCGCGGGCTGGCTGCCGTCGTGACCCACCACCGACACATGACCCACTTCGACGGTCTCGCCCTTGGCGGGGACGAACACCGTGACGTTCTCATACAGCTTCGGGGGCGCCGGCGGCTTGTAATCGGGTGGCGGCGGGCCGTTGTATCCGTTCAGCGGTATCGAGCCCCCGCCATAAAAGCTGCCGGCCGCCACGTAGCTGTCGCCGACCGCGGTGAACGGGACGACGCCGACGGTCGTCGCGTCGAGCACCATCCGCGCTCCGCGCGGCAGGTAGGCCTGCTGGTAGGCGCCGTTGTAGAAGTAGCGGAACGTGATCGGCTGATTCAGCGGGTTATAGATGGTCGGGCGGCGGTAGGCGTCGTCGTAGTCCAGGTAGTCCCAGTGCCGCGGGCGGACGAACTTCTGATCGTCGACCTTGAGGATGTCGACGTTCTCCCGGTGCGAACTCACGACGTTCTGCACCTGCTGGTTGAAATCGATCTGGGTGGGCGGCTTCGGCGGGTTGGCAGGGTCGACGCGCGTCACCGGGGCGGCCTTGGCCGCCGCGATCGCCAGCGACGGCGCCTCCAGCCCGCGTGGCGGTGCCACCACCGGGGCGTTCCGTGGTGCGTCCGGGCCCGGCGGCGGGATCTCGAGCACCGGGACGTTCTGACCCGCGTTGGGCGGCGGCAGGACAAGCGGGTTCTGCGCCGGCGGCGGCATCGGCGGGGGCTCGTAGACCGGTATGGGGACTTCCGGCGCCCGCGTCGGCGCGTTGCTCGGTGGCCCCGCCACCCCGCGGTGATCCTCGTTGCACACGTTCGCGGTGTGGTAGGCGTTCACGTAGAACATGCAGTGCTGGCAGGCAACCGGGTTCGATCCCGCGCCCGCACACGGCGCCGCCTGCGCCGCCGAATCGGTGGTGGTGACCAACACCGCCAACGGTGCGAAGGCGATGGCGGCGGCCGCGAGAATCTTGAGTGCCCTCAATTGTCGAAATACCTTGACTTGTCGAGCAATCGGCGGTCCCGCTCCTCTTGGCGGTCCTGGCGGTAGGCCTCGACCTGATCGGCGACCCACTCTTCGAGCAGCCGGTCTTGCAGTGCGAACATCTCCTTCTCCTCGTCCGGCTCGCCGTGGTCGTAGCCGATCAGGTGCAGCACCCCGTGGATGGTCAGCAGCGCCAGCTCGTGGCCCAGGCTGTGTCCCGCCGAGGCGGCCTGGCCGGCGGCGAATTCCGGGCACAGCACGATGTCGCCCAGCATCGAGGGGCCGGGCTCGGGGGCGTCCGGACGTCCGCCCGGCTCCAGCTCGTCCATCGGAAAGCTCATCACGTCGGTCGGGCCGGGCAGATCCATCCAGCGCATGTGCAGGTCGGCCATCGCGGCGGTGTCCAGCAGCACCATCGACAACTCGGCCGCCGGGTTGACGTCCATCTTGGCGATGACGAACCGCGCGACGCTGATCAGTTCGGCTTCGGAGACGTCGATACCCGACTCGTTGGACACCTCAATGCTCATAAAACCCGCTCACCGCACCATCATCGACGACCGCGCGAGCCCGTCGCCCGGCGCGACGCCCGGTTCATCGTCAGACCGGGCTCTTCAAACTTCGCATAGGCGTCGACGATCTCCGAGACCAGCCGGTGGCGGACCACATCCACGCTGGTCAGCTCCGAGACGTGGATGTCGTCCACGCGGTCCAGGATTTCCATCGCCGAGCGCAGCCCCGACTTGGCGCCGCCGGGCAGGTCGACCTGCGTGATGTCGCCGGTGACAACGATCTTCGATCCGAAGCCGAGCCGGGTCAGGAACATCTTCATCTGCTCGGCCGTGGTGTTCTGCGCCTCGTCGAGGACGATGAACGCGGAATTCAACGTCCTACCACGCATGTAGGCCAGGGGGGCCACCTCGATGACGCCGGCGGTCATCAGTTTGGGGATCAGCTCGGGATCCATCATGTCGTACAGCGCGTCATACAACGGCCGCAGATACGGGTCGATCTTCTCGCTGAGCGTGCCGGGCAAAAAGCCAAGGCGCTCACCGGCTTCCACGGCCGGGCGGGTCAAGATGATGCGGCTGACCTGTTTGGTCTGCAGGGCGTTGACCGCCTTGGCCATGGCCAGATAGGTCTTGCCGGTGCCGGCCGGTCCGACCCCGAAGACGATGGTGTTGGCGTCGATGGCGTCGACATAGCGCTTCTGGTTGAGCGTCTTGGGCCGGATCGTCTTTCCGCGCCGGGACAGGATGTCGAGCGTCAGCACTTCGGCCGGTGACTCGTTGTCGGTGCCGGCCAGCATGGCGACGCTGTGCCGGACCACCTCCGGGGTCAACGACTGTCCCCCGGCGACGATGGCGACCAGCTCGGAGATCACCCGCTCGGCGAGCGCGACGTCGGCGGGCTCACCGGCGACGGTGAGTGCATTGCCACGCACGTGCAGGTCGGCGTTCAGGCTGCGCTCCAGGGCCCGTAGGTTCTGGTCCGCCGAACCCAGCAGGCCCATGACGACATCGGGCGGAACGTCGATGCTGCTGCGAACCTGAGCAGAGGCCGGGACGGCGCCGGCTGCGTCAGCAGCGCTGGTCTCGCGGGGCGTCACGTGGCTCTCGATGCCTGCTTTCTCGGCTTGTCGGTGGGTTGCTGGGCCGTCTCAGTCTACGCCGAGGGCCCGGGTTGGTCAGTGTTCAGCAACGTACTCGACGACGGGCCGGTGTCGCGAACCTGCAGCGTGTGGCCGTTTGCCGGAATGTCGCCGCGCCGGTCCCAGCGCGGCGTCAGGACGCCGAGCGCGCCCAGGGCCACCGCCGCCGCTGTCGACGTCCGCAGCACCTGGGGACCGAGCCGCACGGCCGCCGCTCCCGCGTCGGACAGCGCCGCCATCTCGTCGTCGGCGATCCCACCTTCGGGGCCGACGACGAGCAGCAGCGATTTCGCTTGTGCCAGCCCGATATCGGCCAGCCGGTCGGTCGCCGACTCGTGCAGGGCCAGCGCCGTCGCCCCGGCGGCCACCTCGTCGCGGATACGCCGCGTCAGCTCCGCGGTGGACAGCACGCCGTCGACCGGCGGGATGTGGGCCCGGCGGGATTGCCGGGCCGCGGACCGGACGACGGCACGCCAGCGACGCAACCCCTTGTCCACCCGGTTGCCCTGCCAGTTGGCCACGCACCGCGCGGCCTGCCACGCCAGGAACGCGTCGGCTCCGGCCTCGGTGGCCAGCTCGATGGCCAGCTCCGAACGTTCCGACTTGGGCAGCGCCTGCACGACCGTCACGGCCGGGGACCCCGGCGGGACGTTCCAGCGCTGCAGCACCCGAGCGCGCAGGCCGTCGCGCCCGGCGTGCTCCACCTCGCAGTGGGCCAGGGCTCCGGCGCCGTCACCCAGCACGAGTTGCTCGCCGGGACGGAGCCGCCGCACGGTGGCGGCGTGAAAGCCCTCGTCACCGCCCAGCACGGCGAGCGAGCCGGGCTGCGGCAGATCGTCGAGGTAGAACAGGGTCGCGACCATGCGCGCGCCTTCGCGGCTAGCGTCCGGTGAAGGTTTCGCGGAGTCGGCTGAACAGGCCGCCGCCGGCGTGGGTCGAGCGGACCTCGGGCACGTCGCGGCTGCGGCGCGTCTTGAACTCGCGCAGCAATTCGGTGTCGCGGTGATCGAGCCGGGCCGGAACCACCACTTCCACGTGCACATGCAGATCGCCGCGGGTGCCGGACCGCAGGTGCGGCATGCCGTGGCCGCGCAGCGTGATGACCGACGCCGGTTGGGTGCCGGGCGGGATGGTGATCTCGCTGACGCCGTCCAGGATGGCGTCGACGGTGACGGTGGCGCCCAGCGCCGCGTCGGCCATCGGCACCGAGACGGTGCAATGCAGGTCGTCGCCCTCGCGGACGAACACGTCGTGGGGCTGTTCGTGCACCTCGACGTAGAGGTCACCGGCCGGCCCGCCGCCGGGCCCGACCTCGCCCTGGGCGGCCAGCCGCACGCGCATCCCGTCGCCGACACCGGCGGGGATCTTGACGCTGATCTCGCGACGGGCCCGCACCCGGCCGTCGCCCATGCACTGATGACACGGGTCGGGGATGACGACGCCGACGCCGCGACAGGTCGGGCACGGCCGCGAGGTCATCACCTGTCCCAGCAGCGAGCGCTGCACGGTTTGGACCTCGCCGCGGCCGCCGCAGGTGTCGCACGGCACCGGCGCCGAATCGCCGTTGGTGCCCTTGCCCTGGCATCGGTCGCACAGCACCGCGGTGTCGACGGTGACCTGCTTGGTGACGCCGGTGGCGCACTCCTCGAGGTCGAGCCGCATCCGCAGCAGCGAGTCCGAGCCCGGCCGCACCCGCCCGATCGGGCCGCGAGAGGTCCCGCCGCCGCTGAAGCCGCCGCCGAAGAAGGCCTCGAACACGTCGCCCAGGCCGCCGAAGCCGGCGCCGAAGCCGCCGCCCGCCGCGGCCGCGCCCTCCATCGGGTCGCCGCCCAGGTCGACGACCCGCCGCTTCTCGGGGTCGCTCAGCACCTCGTAGGCGACGCTGATCTCCTGGAATTTCGCCTGCGCGGCCGCGTCAGGGTTGACGTCGGGATGCAGTTCGCGCGCCATCTTGCGATACGCGCGCTTGATCTCCGCGTCGCTGGCGTTTCTGCTCACGCCGAGTAGCCCGTAGTAATCGCGTGCCACGCTTGACTCTCCTATACCTGGTCTTTCCCCGCGCCTACCGACCCTGCGGGTGCGCGTTCATCGAGCACCCAGGACTTCGCCGATATATAGGGCAACCGCAGCAACGCTGGCGATAGTTCCCGGATAGTCCATCCGGGTGGGCCCCAGCACACCCATTCCCCCGTAAACGGTGTCGGAGGTGCCGTAGGCGGTGGTGACCACGGAGGTGCCCAATATCTGCTCGGCGGCCGTCTCGTGGCCGATGCGCACCGTCACCTTACCGGCTTCCTGCTGGGCGGCCAGCAACCGCAGCACCACCACCTGTTCCTCCAGCGCTTCCAGGATCGAGCGCAACGAGCCACCGAAATCGGCCGCGTTGCGGGTCAGGTTGGCGGTGCCGCCCAGCAGCAGGCGCTCCTCGGTGTGTTCGACGAGGGATTCCAGCAACACCGTCGCCGACCGGCCGACGGCGTCACCCAGGCCGTCCGGGCTGCGCAGCTGCCCGGCGAGGTCGGCCACCGCGACCGAGGCGGCCGACAGCTTCTTGCCCACCAGCGCCTGGCCGAGCATCTCGCGCAGCTGGGACAGTTCGTGCTCGTCGATGACGTCGCCGAGTTCGACGACCCGCTGGTCGACCCGGCCGGAGTCGGTGATGACGACCATCAGGAGCCGGGCCGGGGTCAGGGCGATCACCTCGAGGTGGCGCACGGTGGACGACGACGCCGTGGGGTACTGCACCACGGCCACCTGCCGGGTCAGCTGCGCCAGCAGCCGCACCGCCCGGCGCAGGACGTCGTCGAGGTCGACCCCGGACTCGAGGAAACTCTGGATCGCCCGGCGTTCGGCCGAGGACAGGGGCTTGACGTCGTCGAGCCGGTCGACGAATTCGCGGTAGCCCTTCTCGGTGGGCACCCGCCCGGAACTGGTGTGCGGCTGGGTGATGTAGCCCTCGGCCTCCAGCACCGCCATGTCGTTGCGGACGGTGGCGGACGAGACGCCCAGGTTGTGGCGCTCCACCAACGCCTTGGAACCGATCGGTTCCTTGGTGGCGACGAAGTCCGCGACGATGGCGCGCAGCACCTCAAACCGACGGTCATCGGCACTTCCCACCGGCCGCCACCTCCTTCGATACCGCCTTGACCGGATTCATTTTACGGGCTCTTGCGGCGCCGACCGTTATCAGCGGCGGTTCGGCGGACTCGGCGGCCGCGGGGTCGTCGGCGCGGAAAGGGCGGCGGCGCCCGGACGACTTTCTTCGCACGCATCGGTGCTGTCGAACGCCGCTGCCGCTAGCCTTTCCAGAATGAACCGGTCGGGCCGCAGCAATGAGTCGGGAAGGGCCGGCCGATGATTTTCAAGGGCGTACGCGACGGCAAGCCGTATCCCGAACACAACCTGTCCTACCGGGATTGGTCCCAGATCCCGCCGCAGCAGATCCGGCTCGACGAATTGGTCACCACCACAACGGTGCTCGCACTGGACCGCCTGCTCTCCGAGGACTCCACCTTCTACGGCGATCTCTTCCCGCACGCGGTGCGGTGGAAGGGCATCACCTATCTCGAAGACGGCCTGCATCGTGCGGTGCGCGCCGCGCTGCGGAACCGCACCGTGCTGCACGCCCGCGTGTACGACATGGATATGCCGCTGGGCGCGCCCGGCTAACGGTCACGTTCGGGCTTCGTCGCGTGTCGACCTAGTAGGGACGTTGGTCAACGACACGACTTGCCAGGAGGATCGCCATGCCACGGCTGCAAGGAGTCTCCGACCGCGACGCCGGCCTCGGCGCCAAGATCGCCTTCTTTTTCACCAAGCGCAAGCTCGCGCAGATGACCGGGCTGGAAACCGCGGGGATGCTGGAGCCGCTGCGGATGTATGCGCACATCCCGCGATTGCTCAACGCCTACGGCAAGTTGGAGCAGGCCGAATCGAAGCTGGACGTCCTCAGTCCCCGCCAGCGGGCGCTGGCCGAGTTGAAGGCGGCGACGACGGTGCGCTGCGAATACTGCATCGACCTCGGCTCACAGATCGCGCGGCGCTGGGGCATGACCGACGAAGAGCTGTTGGCCCTCGCCGATTATCAGAACGCGGCGTGCTTTTCCGACGTCGACAAGCTGATCCTGCGGTACGCCACCGCGATCAGCCGCACTCCGGTGGAGGTGAGCGACGAACTGTTCGACGCGCTGCGCGCGCACTTCGACGCCGCGCAGCTCGTCGGCCTGACGCACGTGATCACGCTGGGCAACCTTCGGGCCCGGTTCAACATCGCACTCGACATCGGGTCGTCGGGCTTTTCTGGTGACCGGGTGTGTGCCTTACCCGAGACCGATCGGCCGTGACGAAGCCGGACGCGTCACTGGCGGCACTGTCGGCACGCTTCGAGGCGGCCCGACCGCAGCTGGGCGCTATCGCCTACCGGATGCTGGGCTCGATCGACGACGCCCAGGATGCGGTGCAGGAGGCGTGGCTGCGGTTGAGCCGCACCGCCGGATCCGGCGGCGGGGACGGCATCGCCAACCTGGACGCCTGGCTGACCACGGTGGTGGCGCGCATCTGCCTGAACCTGTTGCGCGACCGCCGGACTCACGGCGGCGAGGAGTTGGTCGGTCATGTGCCGGATCCGGTCGTGGAGGCCGAGGGCGAATTCGATCCCGAGCACCGCGCGATGCTGGCCGACGCCGTGGGGCTGGCGCTGTTCGTGGTGCTGGATACCTTGCCGCCGGCCGAGCGGCTGGCGTTCGTGCT
This genomic window contains:
- a CDS encoding carboxymuconolactone decarboxylase family protein; this encodes MPRLQGVSDRDAGLGAKIAFFFTKRKLAQMTGLETAGMLEPLRMYAHIPRLLNAYGKLEQAESKLDVLSPRQRALAELKAATTVRCEYCIDLGSQIARRWGMTDEELLALADYQNAACFSDVDKLILRYATAISRTPVEVSDELFDALRAHFDAAQLVGLTHVITLGNLRARFNIALDIGSSGFSGDRVCALPETDRP
- the era gene encoding GTPase Era, with amino-acid sequence MTEFRSGFVCLVGRPNTGKSTLTNALVGTKVAITSMRPQTTRHTIRGIVHRDDFQIILVDTPGLHRPRTLLGKRLNDLVRDTYSEVDVIGLCIPADEAIGPGDRWIVEQIRATAPKTTLVAIVTKIDKTPRDRVAAQLVAVSELVGDSAEIVPVSAVTGAQVDILIEVLAAALPPGPAYYPDGELTDEPEEVLMAELIREAALEGVRDELPHSLAVVIDEVTPREDRDDLVDVHALLYVERDSQKGIVIGKGGARLREVGTAARAQIEKLLGTKIYLDLRVKVAKNWQSDPKQLGRLGF
- a CDS encoding PhoH family protein, whose translation is MTPRETSAADAAGAVPASAQVRSSIDVPPDVVMGLLGSADQNLRALERSLNADLHVRGNALTVAGEPADVALAERVISELVAIVAGGQSLTPEVVRHSVAMLAGTDNESPAEVLTLDILSRRGKTIRPKTLNQKRYVDAIDANTIVFGVGPAGTGKTYLAMAKAVNALQTKQVSRIILTRPAVEAGERLGFLPGTLSEKIDPYLRPLYDALYDMMDPELIPKLMTAGVIEVAPLAYMRGRTLNSAFIVLDEAQNTTAEQMKMFLTRLGFGSKIVVTGDITQVDLPGGAKSGLRSAMEILDRVDDIHVSELTSVDVVRHRLVSEIVDAYAKFEEPGLTMNRASRRATGSRGRR
- the dnaJ gene encoding molecular chaperone DnaJ — encoded protein: MARDYYGLLGVSRNASDAEIKRAYRKMARELHPDVNPDAAAQAKFQEISVAYEVLSDPEKRRVVDLGGDPMEGAAAAGGGFGAGFGGLGDVFEAFFGGGFSGGGTSRGPIGRVRPGSDSLLRMRLDLEECATGVTKQVTVDTAVLCDRCQGKGTNGDSAPVPCDTCGGRGEVQTVQRSLLGQVMTSRPCPTCRGVGVVIPDPCHQCMGDGRVRARREISVKIPAGVGDGMRVRLAAQGEVGPGGGPAGDLYVEVHEQPHDVFVREGDDLHCTVSVPMADAALGATVTVDAILDGVSEITIPPGTQPASVITLRGHGMPHLRSGTRGDLHVHVEVVVPARLDHRDTELLREFKTRRSRDVPEVRSTHAGGGLFSRLRETFTGR
- a CDS encoding hemolysin family protein: MTGWSELLGAVALIALGGLFAAIDAAISTVSLARVQELVRDERPGAVALSKVMSERPRYINLVVLLRITCEITATVLLVVFLYDNFGLRWGLFGAAAIMVVTSFVVMGVGPRTLGRQNAYSIALTTVLPLQAISWLLMPISRLLVVLGNAVTPGRGLRNGPFASEIELREVVDLAQQRGVVAAEERRMIQSVFELGDTPAREVMVPRTEMIWIESDKFASQAINLAVRSGHSRIPVIGENVDDIVGVVYLKDLVQQTVLSGDGGRTPPVSKVMRPAVFVPDSKPLDSLLREMQRDRNHMALLVDEYGAIAGLVSIEDVLEEIVGEIADEYDQAETAPVEDLGDKHFRVSARLPIEDLGELYDVEFDDDLDVDTVGGLLALELGRVPLPGAEVVSHGLRLQAEGGTDHRGRVRINTVLLSPVDSNGSSDGEESEQHD
- the hrcA gene encoding heat-inducible transcriptional repressor HrcA gives rise to the protein MGSADDRRFEVLRAIVADFVATKEPIGSKALVERHNLGVSSATVRNDMAVLEAEGYITQPHTSSGRVPTEKGYREFVDRLDDVKPLSSAERRAIQSFLESGVDLDDVLRRAVRLLAQLTRQVAVVQYPTASSSTVRHLEVIALTPARLLMVVITDSGRVDQRVVELGDVIDEHELSQLREMLGQALVGKKLSAASVAVADLAGQLRSPDGLGDAVGRSATVLLESLVEHTEERLLLGGTANLTRNAADFGGSLRSILEALEEQVVVLRLLAAQQEAGKVTVRIGHETAAEQILGTSVVTTAYGTSDTVYGGMGVLGPTRMDYPGTIASVAAVALYIGEVLGAR
- a CDS encoding type II toxin-antitoxin system VapB family antitoxin, with amino-acid sequence MIFKGVRDGKPYPEHNLSYRDWSQIPPQQIRLDELVTTTTVLALDRLLSEDSTFYGDLFPHAVRWKGITYLEDGLHRAVRAALRNRTVLHARVYDMDMPLGAPG
- the ybeY gene encoding rRNA maturation RNase YbeY, with amino-acid sequence MSIEVSNESGIDVSEAELISVARFVIAKMDVNPAAELSMVLLDTAAMADLHMRWMDLPGPTDVMSFPMDELEPGGRPDAPEPGPSMLGDIVLCPEFAAGQAASAGHSLGHELALLTIHGVLHLIGYDHGEPDEEKEMFALQDRLLEEWVADQVEAYRQDRQEERDRRLLDKSRYFDN
- a CDS encoding 16S rRNA (uracil(1498)-N(3))-methyltransferase translates to MVATLFYLDDLPQPGSLAVLGGDEGFHAATVRRLRPGEQLVLGDGAGALAHCEVEHAGRDGLRARVLQRWNVPPGSPAVTVVQALPKSERSELAIELATEAGADAFLAWQAARCVANWQGNRVDKGLRRWRAVVRSAARQSRRAHIPPVDGVLSTAELTRRIRDEVAAGATALALHESATDRLADIGLAQAKSLLLVVGPEGGIADDEMAALSDAGAAAVRLGPQVLRTSTAAAVALGALGVLTPRWDRRGDIPANGHTLQVRDTGPSSSTLLNTDQPGPSA